GTCCGCTCAATGGCAGATGTGGTCAAAAGGCTACTCGAGCAGACAAAACTGCGTGCTGATGACATCAAACTCATCATCCCCCATCAGGCAAATCTGCGCATCATTGAGGCGATGGCGAATCTCTTGAAGTTTCCGATGGAGCGGGTGTTTGTCAATATCCAGAAGTATGCCAACACCTCCTCCGCCTCAACCATCATCGCCTTGGATGAGGCGCGGCGGACCGGCAGGATTCGGGCAAACGACCTGATAATTATGGTTGCCTTTGGTGCCGGTCTCACCTGGGGTGGGGTCTTGATCAGGTTCTGATATTTCTCTAATGGACTATCGGGCGCTCTCGCTTCTTACACTTTTGCTCTGGGGAATATGGGGTTTTATGACCAAGATTCTAACAAAAGATGCACCTGCAGAAACCATCGCCTTCTGGACAACCCTCGCAAGCATATTGCCGATTGTCATCTATGCCCTTATGACCGGTTCAATGCAGTGGGTTAAATCATCACCTTTAGCACTTCTTTCCGGTCTTGCCGCTGGGCTGGCAACGGTCTTCTTTTACCTGGCGATAAAAGGTGGTCCTGCCTCGGTTGTTTTGCCCTTAACCGGAATGTATATCATTATCCCGGCAATTCTCGGCTATTTGGTGCTAAAGGAACCGCTCAGTTTAAAACATATCTTCGGCCTTGTTTTTGCTGCGCTCGCGGTTGTCTTTCTCTCACGCTAACCGGTTTTTCTCTCCGGAGAAATCGAATAAATTAATGCCCCCAGAACCGCCATTCCCGCAGCAGCAAACATTATTGTCCTGAACCCGAAAGCACCGGTAATCCCCTCAAGGAGCGCACCCAAAACCGCTGCCAGACTCAGAACCGACTGCAGGATGCCGGTGGCAGTGGACTTTTCTGGGTTCAGGCGCAATAACTGCTTTAATGTTCCCAAATAGAGGCAGGACCAGGAAAGGGCAAGGACAATCTGGATAGGAATCACCTGCTCAAACCTTGTTGCCAGACCAAAAGCGATAAAGACCAGAATGGAAAGAAAAAGACCGGCCCTGATTAAAAGACCATCGCGCACCCGCTCAAGGATGTTCATAAAGAAAAACTGACCCAAGGGGTTAAGGGCATAGACAACCCCAATCCAG
Above is a genomic segment from candidate division WOR-3 bacterium containing:
- a CDS encoding EamA family transporter — encoded protein: MDYRALSLLTLLLWGIWGFMTKILTKDAPAETIAFWTTLASILPIVIYALMTGSMQWVKSSPLALLSGLAAGLATVFFYLAIKGGPASVVLPLTGMYIIIPAILGYLVLKEPLSLKHIFGLVFAALAVVFLSR